In Actinoplanes derwentensis, the following proteins share a genomic window:
- a CDS encoding alkene reductase: MSQLFTGFQLGDLALPNRMVMAPMTRVRAGADGLATASMAAYYAQRASAGLIVSEGVQPSLLGQSNPGTPGLHTAEQVASWRPVTDAVHVNGGRIFAQLMHGGRVSHPETTGLVPVGPSAVAATGDVFTPNGPRPAPVPRALETAEVPEQAWSYADAARRAIEAGFDGVELHGANGYLISQFLSTNANLRTDGYGGSVANRIRFAVEAVTATVDAVGAARTGIRLSPGGVFWGVEETEIPELYEALLTELARLDIAYVHVEATAEQDVLLGLRKAWPGVLIVNPVLPMGPKQAGQAEADHWLGLGAELISFGRGFIANPDLVERMRAGLPLAPVDAATFYQGGDQGYLTYPTHHYA, encoded by the coding sequence ATGTCACAGCTTTTCACTGGTTTCCAGCTCGGTGACCTGGCACTGCCCAACCGGATGGTGATGGCCCCGATGACCCGCGTCCGGGCCGGTGCCGACGGGCTGGCGACGGCTTCGATGGCGGCCTACTACGCGCAGCGGGCGAGCGCCGGGCTGATCGTCTCGGAGGGTGTGCAGCCGAGCCTTCTCGGACAGTCCAACCCGGGAACGCCCGGTCTGCACACCGCCGAGCAGGTCGCGTCGTGGCGTCCGGTGACCGATGCGGTACACGTCAACGGCGGGCGGATCTTCGCCCAGCTGATGCACGGCGGCCGGGTCTCGCACCCGGAGACCACCGGACTGGTCCCGGTCGGGCCGTCGGCGGTCGCCGCGACCGGTGACGTCTTCACGCCGAACGGGCCGCGGCCGGCGCCGGTTCCCCGCGCTCTGGAGACGGCCGAGGTGCCGGAGCAGGCGTGGTCCTACGCCGACGCGGCCCGCCGTGCGATCGAGGCCGGGTTCGACGGCGTGGAACTGCACGGCGCCAACGGTTACCTGATCTCGCAGTTCCTCTCCACCAACGCCAACCTGCGCACCGACGGTTACGGGGGTTCGGTCGCCAACCGGATCCGGTTCGCGGTCGAGGCGGTGACGGCGACCGTGGACGCGGTCGGCGCGGCCCGCACCGGCATCCGGCTGTCGCCTGGCGGCGTGTTCTGGGGTGTCGAGGAGACCGAGATCCCGGAGCTGTACGAGGCCCTGCTGACCGAACTCGCCCGTCTCGACATCGCCTACGTGCACGTGGAGGCGACCGCGGAACAGGACGTGCTGCTCGGGCTGCGCAAGGCGTGGCCGGGCGTGCTGATCGTGAACCCGGTTCTGCCGATGGGACCGAAACAGGCCGGCCAGGCGGAAGCGGACCACTGGCTCGGGCTGGGCGCGGAGCTGATCAGTTTCGGGCGCGGCTTCATCGCCAACCCGGACCTGGTGGAGCGGATGCGGGCTGGTCTGCCGCTGGCGCCGGTGGACGCGGCGACGTTCTATCAGGGCGGTGACCAGGGCTATCTGACTTACCCCACGCATCACTACGCCTGA
- a CDS encoding helix-turn-helix domain-containing protein: MVRPPLTPEQIAAGQRLGAALRVARGARGLAEVALAAGISPETLRKIEGGRLPSPAFGTVVCLAEVLGTPVTELAEVWLTDTAMLQAS, encoded by the coding sequence ATGGTTCGCCCTCCCCTGACTCCCGAACAGATCGCCGCCGGCCAGCGCCTCGGCGCCGCGCTCCGGGTCGCACGGGGCGCCCGCGGCCTCGCCGAGGTGGCTCTGGCGGCCGGCATCTCCCCGGAGACCCTTCGCAAGATCGAGGGCGGCCGCCTCCCGTCACCGGCGTTCGGCACGGTGGTGTGCCTGGCCGAGGTGCTCGGCACCCCGGTCACCGAGCTGGCCGAGGTGTGGCTGACCGACACGGCGATGCTCCAGGCGTCCTGA
- a CDS encoding pyridoxine/pyridoxamine 5'-phosphate oxidase yields the protein MTDLRQFLRCLPVFAGDMPIFDPMTAPDRPEELFVDWLTEAVAARVREPHAMTVSTLGVDDIPDARVLLLKNVDADGWQFASHRNSPKGRELDLLSAAALTFLWREQGRQIRVRGRVVMAPAEDSAADFLARSQAARAEALAGRQSQPLHDRRQLVIAAEEAAERFAVEPELVVDEWTLYTVRAQQVEFWQADKDRRHIRLQYLRDGETWQRHELWP from the coding sequence ATGACCGACTTGCGCCAGTTTCTCCGCTGCCTACCGGTGTTCGCGGGGGACATGCCGATCTTCGACCCGATGACGGCGCCGGATCGGCCGGAGGAACTGTTCGTGGATTGGCTGACCGAGGCGGTGGCGGCGCGGGTCCGGGAACCGCACGCGATGACGGTGTCGACGCTGGGGGTCGACGACATCCCGGACGCCCGGGTGCTGTTGCTGAAGAACGTGGACGCCGACGGCTGGCAGTTCGCCAGCCATCGGAACAGCCCGAAGGGCCGGGAGCTGGATCTGCTGTCGGCGGCGGCACTGACTTTCCTGTGGCGGGAGCAGGGGCGGCAGATCCGGGTGCGCGGCCGGGTGGTGATGGCTCCGGCCGAGGACAGTGCCGCCGACTTCCTGGCCAGATCGCAGGCGGCCCGTGCCGAGGCCCTTGCGGGTCGGCAGTCGCAGCCGTTGCACGACCGGCGGCAGTTGGTCATCGCGGCCGAGGAGGCGGCGGAACGGTTCGCCGTGGAGCCGGAGCTGGTGGTCGACGAGTGGACGCTGTACACGGTACGCGCTCAGCAGGTCGAATTCTGGCAGGCCGACAAGGATCGCCGGCACATCCGGTTGCAGTATCTGCGCGACGGCGAAACGTGGCAGCGGCACGAACTGTGGCCCTGA
- a CDS encoding ABC transporter permease: MKTARVPVPLLIPAVLGLIFLILPLAGLLVRTPWATLFDRLAEPGVVEALRLSLLTSTLATVLCLFFGVPLAWLLARVEFPGRRLVRALITVPLVLPPVVGGIALLLALGRRGIVGQWLDSTFGITLPFTTAGVVIAESFVALPFLVIAVEGALRGADSRFEEAAATLGSTRWTTFTHVTLPLVAPGIAAGSVLCWARALGEFGATITFAGNYPGITQTMPLAVYQTMESGDLEGAVVLSLVLLVVSVAILAGLRDRWLTTP; encoded by the coding sequence ATGAAGACGGCTCGCGTACCCGTACCGCTGCTGATCCCTGCCGTGCTGGGTTTGATCTTTCTGATCCTGCCCTTGGCCGGGCTGCTGGTGCGCACGCCGTGGGCGACCCTGTTCGACCGCCTGGCCGAACCCGGAGTCGTCGAAGCCCTCCGGCTCTCCCTGCTCACCTCGACCCTGGCCACCGTGTTGTGCCTGTTCTTCGGAGTGCCGCTGGCCTGGCTGCTGGCCCGGGTCGAGTTCCCGGGCCGGCGCCTGGTCCGCGCCCTGATCACCGTTCCGCTGGTGCTGCCACCGGTGGTCGGCGGCATCGCCCTACTACTGGCCCTCGGCCGCCGCGGCATCGTCGGCCAATGGCTCGACAGCACATTCGGCATCACCCTGCCGTTCACGACAGCCGGCGTGGTGATCGCCGAATCCTTCGTGGCCCTGCCATTCCTGGTGATCGCCGTCGAAGGCGCGTTACGCGGCGCCGACAGCCGTTTCGAAGAGGCCGCCGCCACTCTCGGCTCGACCCGCTGGACCACTTTCACCCACGTGACATTGCCATTGGTGGCGCCCGGAATCGCCGCCGGTTCGGTGTTGTGCTGGGCGCGGGCACTGGGCGAATTCGGCGCCACCATCACGTTCGCCGGAAACTATCCCGGCATCACCCAGACCATGCCGCTGGCCGTCTACCAGACGATGGAGAGCGGCGACCTGGAAGGAGCGGTCGTGCTCAGCCTCGTCCTGTTGGTCGTCTCGGTCGCCATTCTCGCCGGCCTCCGCGACCGTTGGCTGACCACGCCGTGA
- a CDS encoding FAD/NAD(P)-binding protein: MTSTVVRDSVAAARTGREPGTIAIIGGGASGALTARAIARNSAWRTVLISPESRPGRGVAYGPAEEWHLLNSRAAAMSADSTDPQHLLRWCRERGMTADAASFLPRPVYGDYLADQFASAAGSRLSHHRATAIGVRPDGPGYVVTDDTDSEIRAEHLVLALGNPPPCVPSAVSAEARSDVAFVADPWAPGALDAVPADQPVLLLGTGLTAIDVALTLTRDPWGVPIEALSRRGLLPRAHPHVPAPAVDLEIEATESLAPLIRRLRRAVADGAHWSAVIDHVRTKADRLWAGLDAAARERFLRHAQRYWEVHRHRMAPPIAARIAELHATGAFQPRSGRITSIEPDPRGGLLVHVEGEQPKRYGGVITCTGPGPLPCSAGPLLADLLDDGLLRTGPHGLGIDTDENGQARPGLWLVGPLRRGHLWESTAVPEIRSQAERLAAALPLPAEHHLR, translated from the coding sequence GTGACCAGCACCGTTGTCCGTGATTCGGTCGCCGCCGCCCGGACCGGACGTGAGCCCGGAACCATCGCGATCATCGGCGGTGGCGCCAGCGGTGCGCTCACCGCCCGTGCGATCGCGCGAAATTCCGCATGGCGGACCGTCCTGATCTCCCCCGAGAGCCGTCCCGGCCGTGGTGTCGCCTATGGCCCCGCCGAGGAATGGCACCTGCTCAACTCCCGTGCGGCAGCGATGAGCGCCGATTCCACGGATCCGCAGCACCTGCTGCGATGGTGCCGCGAACGCGGCATGACGGCCGACGCGGCGAGCTTCCTGCCCCGGCCGGTCTACGGCGATTATCTCGCCGACCAGTTCGCTTCCGCGGCCGGCTCCCGGTTGTCCCATCACCGGGCCACGGCCATCGGCGTACGACCGGACGGTCCCGGCTATGTCGTCACCGACGACACGGATTCCGAGATCCGCGCCGAGCACCTGGTTCTGGCCCTCGGCAATCCGCCCCCGTGCGTGCCGTCGGCGGTCAGTGCCGAGGCTCGCAGCGACGTCGCGTTCGTGGCCGACCCGTGGGCGCCCGGCGCGCTCGACGCGGTGCCCGCGGACCAGCCGGTCCTGCTGCTCGGCACCGGCCTGACCGCGATCGACGTGGCGCTGACGCTGACCCGGGACCCGTGGGGCGTCCCGATCGAGGCGCTGTCCCGGCGCGGTCTGCTGCCACGGGCGCACCCCCACGTACCGGCGCCCGCTGTTGATCTTGAAATTGAGGCGACGGAGTCGCTGGCACCGCTGATCCGGCGGCTGCGCCGGGCGGTCGCCGACGGTGCCCACTGGAGCGCCGTCATCGACCACGTGCGCACCAAGGCCGACCGCCTCTGGGCCGGCCTCGACGCCGCCGCGCGGGAGCGGTTCCTGCGGCACGCGCAACGCTACTGGGAGGTGCACCGGCACCGGATGGCCCCGCCGATCGCGGCCCGGATCGCCGAACTGCACGCCACCGGCGCCTTCCAGCCCCGCTCCGGCCGGATCACGTCGATCGAACCCGACCCGCGCGGCGGCCTGCTCGTGCACGTCGAAGGGGAACAGCCGAAGCGGTACGGCGGGGTCATCACCTGCACCGGCCCCGGCCCGCTGCCCTGCTCGGCCGGCCCGCTGCTCGCCGACCTGCTCGACGACGGCCTGCTCCGGACCGGCCCGCACGGACTCGGCATCGACACCGACGAGAACGGCCAGGCCCGCCCCGGTCTCTGGCTCGTCGGCCCGCTGCGCCGCGGGCACCTGTGGGAGTCGACCGCCGTACCGGAGATCCGCTCCCAGGCCGAACGCCTAGCCGCGGCCCTGCCCCTGCCCGCCGAGCACCACCTGCGGTAA
- the modA gene encoding molybdate ABC transporter substrate-binding protein, whose product MQLRTIRLAAAGLVALLALTACGDDTSASEPVTVFAAASLTESFTTIGKNFETANPGMKVTFNFAGSSALATQINEGAPADVFASASPKNMAVVTEAGTPTTFVKNQLVIAVTKGNPKGIAALADLTKPDLKLALCAEAVPCGAAAKTALGASGVKLTPVTLEQDVKAALSKVKLGEVDAAVVYRTDAKASATDVDAVEFPESAKAINDYPIVVLKNAANPTGAQSFIDYVLSADGIKVLTEAGFQAP is encoded by the coding sequence ATCCAGTTGAGGACGATTCGCCTCGCGGCAGCGGGGCTCGTGGCCCTTCTCGCGCTCACCGCCTGCGGTGACGACACTTCGGCTTCGGAGCCGGTCACCGTCTTCGCCGCCGCCTCGCTCACCGAGTCGTTCACCACCATCGGCAAGAACTTCGAGACCGCCAATCCGGGTATGAAGGTCACCTTCAACTTCGCCGGCAGCTCGGCCCTGGCCACCCAGATCAACGAGGGCGCCCCGGCCGACGTGTTCGCCTCGGCCTCACCGAAGAACATGGCCGTCGTCACCGAGGCAGGCACACCCACCACTTTCGTCAAGAACCAGCTGGTCATCGCGGTCACCAAAGGCAACCCGAAAGGCATCGCCGCCCTCGCCGACCTGACCAAGCCCGACCTGAAGCTGGCACTCTGCGCCGAGGCCGTGCCGTGCGGGGCGGCCGCCAAGACGGCCCTGGGGGCGTCCGGCGTCAAGCTCACCCCGGTCACCCTGGAGCAGGACGTGAAAGCGGCACTGTCCAAGGTGAAACTCGGTGAGGTCGACGCGGCAGTGGTCTACCGCACCGACGCCAAGGCGTCCGCGACCGATGTGGACGCGGTCGAGTTCCCCGAGTCGGCGAAGGCGATCAACGACTACCCGATCGTGGTGCTGAAGAACGCCGCCAACCCCACGGGCGCCCAGTCCTTCATCGACTACGTGCTGTCGGCTGACGGGATCAAGGTCCTCACCGAAGCGGGATTCCAGGCACCCTGA
- a CDS encoding TOBE domain-containing protein, which translates to MTVFRIGEAAELLGVSADTVRRWIDAGRLPADRDEGGHRVIDGPELAAFVRAKGNDPDERADESSARNRLRGIVTAVVKDTVMAQVDIQCGPFRVVSLMSREAVDELDLRVGSVAVAVIKSTTVVVERSTPSAANKGRSS; encoded by the coding sequence GTGACGGTGTTTCGGATCGGTGAGGCTGCGGAACTGCTCGGTGTCAGTGCGGACACGGTGCGCCGGTGGATCGACGCCGGTCGCCTTCCGGCCGACCGCGACGAGGGCGGCCACCGGGTGATCGACGGGCCCGAGCTGGCCGCGTTCGTGCGGGCCAAAGGCAACGACCCCGACGAGCGGGCGGACGAGTCGTCGGCCCGCAACCGGCTGCGGGGCATCGTCACCGCGGTCGTCAAGGACACCGTGATGGCTCAGGTGGACATCCAGTGCGGACCGTTCCGGGTGGTGTCGCTGATGAGCCGGGAAGCCGTCGACGAGCTGGACCTGCGGGTCGGCTCGGTCGCCGTGGCAGTGATCAAGTCGACCACGGTCGTCGTGGAGCGGTCCACGCCCTCCGCGGCAAACAAGGGGAGATCCAGTTGA
- a CDS encoding ABC transporter ATP-binding protein, whose amino-acid sequence MADHAVSSLLDAHLVASRGAFTLDISLRIAPGETVALLGPNGAGKTTALRTLAGLTSLSGGHLRLGGRDLAPLPPEQRPIGVVFQDYLLFPHLTARDNVAFGPRRHGMDRKSAHAVADEWLERVGLSSFGSRKPRQLSGGQAQRVALARALAVDPVLLLLDEPLAALDARTRLETRGELRRHLSDHPGATLLVTHDPLDALVLADRLVIVEQGRVVQEGDAATITARPRTDYVARLVGLNLYRGVGDGHTVTVADGFTLTSTDTVSGDVFLAFPPSAVALHPDQPSGSPRNTWPATLADIQHHGDNLRVRLEGPVSVSADITPAAAAQLDLSPGRPLWVAVKATETRAYPAQ is encoded by the coding sequence TTGGCTGACCACGCCGTGAGTAGTCTGCTGGACGCACATCTGGTCGCCTCGCGCGGCGCTTTCACCTTGGATATCTCCCTGAGGATCGCGCCGGGTGAGACGGTCGCCCTTCTAGGCCCCAACGGCGCAGGCAAAACCACCGCCTTGCGTACGCTGGCCGGCCTCACGTCATTGTCGGGCGGCCATCTGCGCCTCGGCGGGCGAGACCTGGCCCCGCTGCCGCCGGAACAGCGCCCGATCGGCGTCGTCTTCCAGGACTATCTACTGTTCCCGCACCTCACTGCCCGGGACAACGTCGCATTCGGCCCGCGCCGCCACGGCATGGACCGAAAATCGGCGCATGCCGTGGCCGACGAATGGCTGGAGCGTGTCGGCCTCAGCTCGTTCGGCAGTCGCAAGCCCCGGCAGTTGTCGGGCGGTCAGGCGCAGCGGGTCGCGTTGGCTCGTGCCCTCGCGGTCGATCCAGTGCTGCTGTTGCTCGACGAGCCGTTGGCGGCGCTGGACGCCCGCACCCGCTTGGAGACGCGTGGTGAGCTGCGGCGCCACCTGTCCGACCACCCCGGCGCGACGCTGCTGGTCACTCATGATCCGCTGGACGCCCTGGTACTGGCCGACCGCCTGGTCATCGTCGAACAGGGCCGGGTGGTCCAGGAGGGCGACGCGGCGACGATCACGGCCCGCCCTCGCACCGACTACGTGGCCCGTCTCGTGGGGCTGAACCTGTACCGCGGCGTCGGCGACGGCCACACCGTCACGGTCGCCGACGGGTTCACCCTGACCAGCACCGACACGGTCTCGGGGGACGTTTTTTTGGCTTTCCCGCCGTCCGCTGTGGCTCTGCACCCCGACCAGCCGTCCGGTAGCCCCCGCAACACGTGGCCGGCCACGCTGGCCGACATCCAACATCACGGCGACAACTTGCGGGTACGTCTGGAAGGCCCCGTCTCGGTATCCGCCGACATCACCCCGGCCGCCGCGGCCCAACTCGACCTGTCGCCGGGCCGTCCCTTGTGGGTAGCCGTCAAAGCGACCGAGACCAGGGCTTACCCGGCTCAGTAG
- a CDS encoding MerR family transcriptional regulator, translated as MRIGDLAARTGVSVRAIRYYEEQGLLTSVRSPSGQRHYAGEQVERIAFIQRLYNAGISSRTIAELLPCVESPSTENSDAAMERMRQERDRLTDHIAELQRTRDALDRLMTVAADFRETLPSSGFREALPAAG; from the coding sequence GTGCGCATCGGAGATCTCGCGGCCCGGACCGGGGTCAGTGTCCGCGCCATCCGCTACTACGAGGAGCAGGGCCTGCTCACCAGCGTGCGCAGCCCCAGCGGCCAGCGGCACTACGCGGGCGAGCAGGTCGAGCGGATCGCGTTCATCCAGCGGCTCTACAACGCCGGCATCTCCAGCCGGACGATCGCCGAACTGCTCCCCTGCGTCGAGTCGCCGAGCACCGAGAACTCCGACGCCGCGATGGAACGGATGCGCCAGGAACGCGACCGCCTCACCGACCACATCGCCGAGCTGCAGCGCACCCGCGACGCCCTCGACCGGCTGATGACGGTCGCCGCCGACTTCCGTGAGACCCTCCCCAGCAGCGGCTTCCGCGAGGCGTTGCCCGCCGCTGGTTGA
- the map gene encoding type I methionyl aminopeptidase, whose product MIELKSPEEIGRMAVTGRFVGELLAELKGVADVGVNLMDLEHYARRRIKERGAESCYWDYAPSFGRGPFRNVLCLSVNDAVLHGLPTDYVLRDGDLLSVDMAVGIDGWVADSAFSVVVGTPDPADLVLIECTEVALEAGIAAAVVGGKIGDISAAIGDVARRYGYGINGEFGGHGLGRTMHEGPHIANDGRPNRGMKMQAGLTVAIEPWFCADTDKIKFDADGWTIRSANGCRTAHSEHTIAVTDAGPQVLTYRPGQAPNPAPPHEDPAVAA is encoded by the coding sequence GTGATCGAGTTGAAGTCCCCGGAGGAGATCGGGCGGATGGCCGTGACCGGTCGTTTCGTCGGCGAGCTGCTCGCCGAACTGAAGGGAGTCGCCGACGTCGGCGTCAACCTGATGGACCTGGAACACTACGCCCGCCGCCGCATCAAGGAGCGTGGTGCCGAATCCTGCTACTGGGACTACGCGCCCTCGTTCGGCCGGGGACCGTTCCGCAACGTGCTGTGCCTGTCGGTCAACGACGCTGTCCTGCACGGCCTGCCGACCGACTACGTGCTGCGCGACGGTGATCTGCTCAGTGTCGACATGGCGGTCGGGATCGACGGCTGGGTCGCCGACTCGGCGTTCTCGGTGGTCGTCGGCACCCCCGACCCCGCCGACCTGGTGCTGATCGAATGCACCGAGGTCGCGCTGGAAGCCGGCATCGCCGCGGCCGTCGTCGGCGGCAAGATCGGTGACATCTCGGCCGCGATCGGGGACGTCGCCCGCCGCTACGGGTACGGCATCAACGGCGAGTTCGGCGGGCACGGCCTGGGCCGGACCATGCACGAGGGCCCGCACATCGCCAACGACGGCCGGCCGAACCGGGGCATGAAAATGCAGGCCGGCCTGACCGTGGCCATCGAGCCGTGGTTCTGCGCCGACACCGACAAGATCAAGTTCGACGCGGACGGCTGGACGATCCGCTCCGCCAACGGCTGCCGGACCGCCCATTCCGAGCACACCATCGCCGTCACCGACGCCGGCCCCCAGGTGCTGACCTACCGTCCCGGCCAGGCCCCGAACCCCGCCCCACCCCACGAGGACCCGGCCGTAGCCGCCTGA